A window of Variovorax paradoxus genomic DNA:
GCGCAGCCGCTACTACGTGCAGGTGCCGACCGAGGAGCGCGTGGAAAACTGGAGCGACGAGGCCTTCTGGAACGAACTGCGCGCACGCCTGGACCCCGAGGCGCGCGAGCGGCTGGTGACCGGCCCGTCGATCGAGAAAAGCATCGCGCCGCTGCGCAGCTTCGTCGCCGAGCCGATGCGTTTCGGCTCGCTGTTCCTGGCGGGCGACGCGGCGCACATCGTGCCGCCGACCGGTGCCAAGGGGCTGAATCTCGCGACCGCCGACGTGGGCTATCTCTCGCGTGCGCTGGAAATCTTCTATCGCGAGAAATCGGCTTCTGCACTCGACCGTTATTCGAACCTGTGCCTGCGCCGCGTGTGGAAGGCCGAGCGCTTCTCGTGGTGGTTCACTTCGCTGATGCACCGCTTTCCGGAAACAGGCGCCTTCGGCCAGAAGATCCAGGAGGCGGAACTCGACTACCTCGTGCATTCGCACGCGGCCTCCACCTCGCTGGCCGAGAACTACGTCGGCCTGCCGCTCGAAGACTTCTAGGCGGCCTGCGCTTCGAGCGCCGCCTTCATCGCGGCGGCGCCTTGCGCCATCATCGGCTCGATGTACGCGGCCATCGCATCGGGCAGCACGTCGGTGATCCAGACGAAGCGAGAGCGCCCTGGGCCTTCCGCGAACACCTGCGCCGATGCGTGGTGATGGCTGGCCTTGCCACCGGCGACGGTGTAGGCCAGCCGCCGATGCGCTTCATCGATGCCGACGAGCACCTCGCGCGCCACGAGGCCGTTGGCGAAGGTGAGCACGCGGGCGCCTTCGGCGTCGATC
This region includes:
- a CDS encoding SRPBCC family protein, producing MATICKEFIVEADAAQVWDALRDFKAVHVRLAPGFLAGCTIDAEGARVLTFANGLVAREVLVGIDEAHRRLAYTVAGGKASHHHASAQVFAEGPGRSRFVWITDVLPDAMAAYIEPMMAQGAAAMKAALEAQAA